Proteins encoded within one genomic window of Stigmatella aurantiaca:
- the rpsB gene encoding 30S ribosomal protein S2: protein MAAASGITMKQLLEAGVHFGHQTKRWNPKMKPYIFGARNGIYIIDLQKTVVMARSAFRFVADITSRGGSVLFVGTKKQAQDVIREEAARAGQFFVTSRWLGGTLTNFKTIKQGIDRLKTLEKMAEDGTFDRLPKKEVASLEREREKLEKNLGGVKEMAKLPRCVFVVDPKKEHIAIHEATRLGIPVIGVVDTNCDPDGIDFVIPGNDDAIRSIKLFTSKIADACLEGAARYRASGAADRDEQEEREGRDERRNDRDDRRGPRRGDRDRRGGGGERRGPLVEMKGAAPAASDAPEGGGETPAAE, encoded by the coding sequence ATGGCCGCCGCGAGCGGCATCACGATGAAGCAGCTGCTGGAGGCCGGTGTTCACTTCGGCCACCAGACCAAGCGCTGGAACCCGAAGATGAAGCCCTACATCTTCGGTGCCCGCAACGGCATCTACATCATCGACCTGCAGAAGACCGTCGTGATGGCCCGCTCGGCCTTCCGCTTCGTGGCGGACATCACTTCGCGCGGCGGCTCGGTGCTCTTCGTGGGCACCAAGAAGCAGGCCCAGGACGTCATCCGCGAGGAGGCGGCGCGCGCGGGCCAGTTCTTCGTCACCAGCCGCTGGCTGGGTGGCACGCTGACCAACTTCAAGACCATCAAGCAGGGCATCGACCGGCTGAAGACGCTGGAGAAGATGGCCGAGGATGGCACCTTCGACCGCCTGCCCAAGAAGGAAGTCGCCTCGCTGGAGCGCGAGCGCGAGAAGCTCGAGAAGAACCTGGGCGGCGTGAAGGAGATGGCGAAGCTGCCCCGCTGCGTGTTCGTCGTCGACCCGAAGAAGGAGCACATCGCCATCCACGAGGCGACCCGTCTGGGCATCCCCGTCATCGGCGTGGTGGACACGAACTGCGATCCGGACGGCATCGACTTCGTCATCCCGGGCAACGACGACGCCATCCGCTCCATCAAGCTCTTCACCTCGAAGATCGCCGACGCGTGCCTCGAGGGTGCGGCGCGCTACCGTGCCTCGGGCGCGGCCGACCGCGACGAGCAGGAGGAGCGTGAGGGCCGGGACGAGCGCCGCAACGACCGCGATGACCGCCGTGGCCCGCGCCGCGGTGACCGGGATCGCCGGGGCGGTGGCGGCGAGCGCCGCGGCCCCCTCGTGGAGATGAAGGGCGCGGCGCCTGCCGCCTCCGACGCCCCCGAGGGTGGCGGCGAGACCCCCGCGGCCGAGTAA
- a CDS encoding FAD-dependent oxidoreductase, translated as MPSLNASTASSSPSLTLGLPGFTFEDLYRPQGLRRLADRFDAWMSEHEPELLQAFDAYRKSGGTSVSGPAESELLIRVSRHVGAFLARLFSIGEETESLARRLTGELPLFDFKRDFITRRVFKKGAPDRPSLAEYPSLDARMRLLLQLGFPEALALDPERSLAESVLTLMDLERVFSGALPPASKAREPELRARWTALRTALASTPEGKEAFGASLVTQGEDAAELQAVRALLSLADRWTYARALHPELKELFHTWPTHRIPKPLVFDQLVTLHRPDPQLPEISESPGHHLRHRDGFKLTDRRGTPRDVMNEVDYCVICHEREKDSCSKGFKAKDPVAEGHTYKKNPLGIPLTGCPLDERISEVHALKREGLSVGALAMVMLDNPMCPGTGHRICNDCMKACIFQKQEPVNIPLAETSTLTDVLDLPWGFEIYGLLSRWNPLNVRRPYALPYIGRNALVVGLGPAGYTLAHYLLNEGFGVTGVDGLKIEPFPDELVGRNGQALQPIRDWRALTRELDERVLEGFGGVSEYGITVRWDKNFLTLIHLTLARRANLHIYGGVRFGGTLTIDDAWALGFDHIAIAAGAGRPTIIGMKNNLIRGIRKASDFLMALQLTGAFKRDSLANLQVQLPAIVIGGGLTGIDTATELMAYYPVQVQRMLERHEQLTAELSEETVLARLDAEERATYQMFLEHGRAVRAEREKALAEGRSPDFIHLVRSWGGVSLVYRRSLTESPAYRLNHEEVVKALEEGIRFIERMSPTEALQDASGAVRAIRFERMVTQDGKLKGSGEFFEMPAKTVCVAAGTSPNVTYEKEYPGTFRLDENKEYFQGFELDEAGEAFALKPVEAVEDLDAKVGFFTSYQKDGRFISFYGDNHPTYAGNVVKAMASAKDGYPQVARLFAREVAAMDFSDGAAQAAREARLAAHFAKLDEALNATIVAVNRLTPTIVEVVVKAPYAASHFEPGQFYRLQNFERLAPVVDGTRLTMEGLALTGAWVDKEKGLMGTIVLEMGSSSRLCAALRPGEAVVLMGPTGTPTEIAHNETVVLVGGGLGNAVLFSIARSLKAAGCRVVYFAGYRQKVDSFKQAEIEAGTDQIIWSVDSGETIQPRRPQDAAFRGNVVQAMLAYAQGQLGPQPVISLSEVDRIIAIGSDRMMRAVQEARHGVLQPFLKPGHEAIGSINSPMQCMMKEICAQCLQKHVDPRTGKETWVFSCYNQDQNLDQVDFVNLNQRLRGNTVMEKVSDVFLARLLQKAPQLKRV; from the coding sequence ATGCCTTCCTTGAACGCCTCCACTGCTTCCTCCAGCCCCTCGCTGACGTTGGGCCTGCCTGGGTTCACCTTCGAAGACCTCTACCGTCCCCAGGGGCTGCGCCGGCTCGCGGACCGCTTCGACGCGTGGATGTCCGAGCACGAGCCCGAGCTGCTCCAGGCCTTCGACGCCTACCGGAAGTCGGGGGGAACGAGCGTATCGGGCCCCGCGGAGTCCGAGCTGCTCATCCGCGTCTCGCGGCACGTGGGCGCCTTCCTGGCCCGCCTGTTCAGCATCGGCGAGGAGACCGAGAGCCTGGCGCGCCGGCTGACCGGGGAGCTGCCGCTGTTCGACTTCAAGCGCGACTTCATCACCCGCCGCGTCTTCAAGAAGGGCGCCCCGGACCGTCCGTCGCTCGCCGAATACCCCTCGCTGGATGCCCGGATGCGCCTGCTCCTGCAGCTGGGCTTCCCGGAGGCCCTGGCCCTGGACCCGGAGCGGAGCCTGGCCGAGTCCGTGCTCACGCTGATGGACCTGGAGCGCGTCTTCTCGGGCGCCCTGCCCCCGGCGAGCAAGGCCCGGGAGCCGGAGCTGCGCGCGCGGTGGACGGCGCTGCGCACCGCGCTCGCGTCCACGCCCGAGGGCAAGGAGGCCTTCGGCGCCAGCCTCGTCACGCAAGGGGAGGACGCGGCGGAGCTCCAGGCCGTGCGCGCCCTGCTCTCCCTGGCCGACCGCTGGACGTACGCCCGCGCGTTGCACCCGGAGCTCAAGGAGCTGTTCCACACCTGGCCCACGCACCGCATCCCCAAGCCCCTGGTCTTCGACCAGCTCGTCACGCTGCACCGGCCGGACCCGCAGCTGCCCGAGATTTCCGAGAGCCCCGGCCACCACCTGCGCCACCGGGATGGGTTCAAGCTCACCGACCGCCGCGGCACCCCGCGCGACGTGATGAACGAGGTGGACTACTGCGTCATCTGCCACGAGCGCGAGAAGGACTCCTGCTCCAAGGGCTTCAAGGCGAAGGACCCGGTGGCCGAGGGGCACACCTACAAGAAGAACCCGCTGGGAATCCCGCTGACGGGCTGCCCCCTGGATGAGCGCATCTCGGAGGTCCACGCGCTCAAGCGCGAGGGGCTCTCGGTGGGGGCGCTGGCCATGGTGATGCTGGACAACCCCATGTGCCCGGGCACCGGCCACCGCATCTGCAACGACTGCATGAAGGCCTGCATCTTCCAGAAGCAGGAGCCGGTGAACATCCCCCTGGCGGAAACCTCCACGCTCACGGACGTGTTGGACTTGCCCTGGGGCTTTGAAATCTATGGGCTCCTGTCCCGGTGGAACCCGCTCAACGTGCGCCGCCCGTACGCGCTGCCGTACATCGGCCGCAACGCGCTGGTGGTGGGCCTGGGCCCGGCCGGCTACACGCTCGCGCACTACCTGCTCAACGAGGGCTTCGGCGTCACCGGCGTGGACGGGCTGAAGATTGAGCCCTTCCCCGACGAGCTGGTGGGCCGCAACGGCCAGGCGCTCCAGCCCATCCGGGACTGGCGGGCGCTCACCCGCGAGCTGGACGAGCGGGTGCTGGAGGGCTTCGGCGGCGTGTCCGAGTACGGCATCACCGTGCGCTGGGACAAGAACTTCCTCACCCTCATCCACCTGACGCTGGCGCGCCGGGCGAACCTGCACATCTACGGCGGCGTGCGCTTCGGTGGCACCCTCACCATCGACGATGCGTGGGCGCTGGGGTTCGACCACATCGCCATCGCGGCGGGCGCGGGCCGGCCCACCATCATCGGGATGAAGAACAACCTCATCCGGGGCATCCGCAAGGCGAGCGACTTCCTGATGGCGCTGCAGCTCACGGGCGCCTTCAAGCGGGACTCCCTGGCGAACCTCCAGGTGCAGCTGCCCGCCATCGTCATCGGCGGCGGCCTGACGGGCATCGACACGGCCACGGAGCTGATGGCGTACTACCCGGTGCAGGTGCAGCGCATGCTGGAGCGCCACGAGCAGCTCACCGCGGAGCTGAGCGAGGAGACCGTCCTGGCGCGGCTGGACGCCGAGGAGCGCGCCACCTACCAGATGTTCCTGGAGCACGGCCGCGCGGTGCGCGCCGAGCGCGAGAAGGCGCTCGCGGAGGGCCGCAGCCCGGACTTCATCCACCTGGTGCGCAGCTGGGGTGGCGTGAGCCTCGTCTACCGCCGCAGCCTCACCGAGTCCCCCGCCTACCGCCTCAACCACGAGGAGGTGGTGAAGGCGCTGGAAGAGGGCATCCGCTTCATCGAGCGGATGAGCCCCACGGAGGCGCTGCAGGACGCGAGCGGCGCGGTGCGGGCCATCCGCTTCGAGCGCATGGTGACCCAGGACGGCAAGCTCAAGGGCAGCGGCGAGTTCTTCGAGATGCCCGCGAAGACGGTGTGCGTGGCCGCGGGCACCTCGCCCAACGTCACCTACGAGAAGGAGTACCCGGGCACCTTCCGGCTCGACGAGAACAAGGAGTACTTCCAGGGCTTCGAGCTGGACGAGGCCGGTGAGGCCTTCGCGCTCAAGCCCGTGGAGGCGGTCGAGGACCTGGATGCGAAGGTGGGCTTCTTCACCTCGTACCAGAAGGACGGCCGCTTCATCTCCTTCTACGGGGACAACCACCCCACCTACGCGGGCAACGTGGTGAAGGCCATGGCGAGCGCCAAGGATGGCTACCCGCAGGTGGCCCGCCTGTTCGCCCGGGAAGTGGCGGCGATGGACTTCTCGGACGGGGCGGCCCAGGCCGCGCGCGAGGCGCGGCTCGCCGCCCACTTCGCGAAGCTGGACGAGGCGCTGAACGCCACCATCGTGGCCGTCAACCGCCTGACGCCCACCATCGTGGAGGTGGTGGTGAAGGCGCCGTACGCCGCCAGCCACTTCGAGCCGGGCCAGTTCTACCGGCTGCAGAACTTCGAGCGGCTGGCGCCCGTGGTGGACGGCACGCGGCTGACGATGGAGGGCCTGGCGCTCACCGGAGCGTGGGTGGACAAGGAGAAGGGGCTGATGGGCACCATCGTGCTGGAGATGGGCTCCTCCTCGCGCCTGTGCGCCGCGCTGCGGCCCGGCGAGGCCGTGGTGCTCATGGGCCCCACCGGCACGCCCACGGAGATCGCCCACAACGAGACGGTGGTGCTGGTGGGCGGCGGCCTGGGCAACGCGGTGCTGTTCTCCATCGCCCGCTCGCTCAAGGCCGCCGGCTGCCGCGTCGTCTACTTCGCCGGCTACCGGCAGAAGGTGGACAGCTTCAAGCAGGCCGAGATCGAAGCCGGCACGGACCAGATCATCTGGTCGGTGGACAGCGGAGAGACCATTCAGCCCCGGCGGCCCCAGGACGCCGCCTTCCGGGGCAACGTCGTCCAGGCCATGCTCGCCTACGCGCAGGGCCAGCTCGGCCCCCAGCCCGTCATCTCCCTGAGCGAGGTGGACCGCATCATCGCCATCGGCTCGGACCGGATGATGCGCGCGGTGCAGGAGGCCCGCCACGGCGTGCTGCAGCCGTTCCTCAAGCCGGGCCACGAGGCCATCGGCTCCATCAACTCGCCGATGCAGTGCATGATGAAGGAGATCTGCGCCCAGTGCCTCCAGAAGCACGTGGACCCGCGCACCGGCAAGGAGACGTGGGTGTTCTCCTGCTACAACCAGGACCAGAACCTGGACCAGGTGGACTTCGTCAACCTGAACCAGCGGCTGCGCGGCAACACCGTCATGGAGAAGGTGTCGGACGTCTTCCTGGCGCGCCTGCTCCAGAAGGCCCCGCAGCTCAAGCGCGTCTGA
- a CDS encoding diguanylate cyclase domain-containing protein — protein MRSALIAEPSLPVSTALRKFLESADYEVSIVSTLDEALRDVHARSPSVLLASQSASLDGEALCRQVKAEVPELPVLLLYLPEEEHPEPRAAGAGADAFLVGPLKRTTVVTCVGLLLQLFQARAAAQAVPAAEAEAPNRRSDTAGSPDFEFLKRLLLMEVKRSRRYRYPIALVLLELDRLAEHLAPLSPPRRTAVLAEVLALLTEAMRDIDVTVPLTEGRFVSFMPHTAKDGAMMVAERLRQRVKTLAPLPELTLSLGLAVFEPASARGQTQVSFGNLMRDASEALRKAQAAGGDRVVFSERGPQPPGEAPQEG, from the coding sequence ATGCGCTCCGCACTCATTGCCGAGCCGTCCCTCCCGGTCTCCACGGCACTCCGTAAGTTCCTGGAGAGCGCGGACTATGAAGTGAGCATCGTCAGCACCCTGGACGAGGCGCTGCGGGACGTCCACGCGCGCTCGCCCTCGGTGCTGCTGGCCTCCCAGAGTGCCTCGCTCGACGGCGAGGCGCTCTGCCGCCAGGTGAAGGCGGAGGTGCCGGAGCTTCCGGTGCTCCTGCTCTACCTGCCGGAGGAAGAGCATCCCGAGCCGCGCGCCGCGGGCGCCGGGGCGGATGCCTTCCTGGTGGGGCCCCTCAAGCGCACCACGGTCGTCACCTGCGTGGGGCTGCTGCTTCAGCTCTTCCAGGCGCGCGCCGCCGCCCAGGCGGTGCCCGCCGCCGAGGCGGAGGCCCCCAACCGGCGCTCGGACACGGCGGGCTCCCCGGACTTCGAGTTCCTCAAGCGGCTGCTCCTCATGGAGGTGAAGCGCAGCCGGCGCTACCGCTACCCCATTGCCCTGGTGCTGCTGGAGCTGGACCGGCTGGCCGAGCACCTGGCCCCGCTGAGCCCCCCGCGGCGCACCGCGGTGCTGGCCGAGGTGCTGGCGCTGCTCACCGAGGCGATGCGCGACATCGACGTCACCGTCCCCCTGACCGAGGGGCGCTTCGTCTCCTTCATGCCCCACACCGCCAAGGACGGGGCGATGATGGTGGCCGAGCGGCTGCGCCAGCGGGTGAAGACGCTGGCCCCGCTGCCGGAGCTGACCCTGTCCCTGGGGCTGGCCGTGTTCGAGCCGGCCTCGGCGCGGGGGCAGACCCAGGTCAGCTTCGGCAACCTCATGCGGGATGCGAGCGAGGCACTGCGCAAGGCGCAGGCCGCGGGCGGGGACCGGGTGGTGTTCAGCGAGCGGGGGCCGCAGCCTCCGGGCGAGGCGCCTCAGGAGGGGTAG
- the pyrH gene encoding UMP kinase, giving the protein MSDPTRSGRYKRILLKLSGEALMGDGKYGIHPPTLSRIASEVKELIEAGVEVALVIGGGNIFRGVAGATEGMDRASADYMGMLATCINSMAMQDALEKQGVHTRVLSAIKMEQIAEPYIRRRAVRHLEKGRVVIFAAGTGNPYFTTDTAASLRAMEINAEVILKATKVDGVYNADPKKDPEARRYRSLTYLDVIKQDLNVMDSTAISLCRDNKLPIVVFDLTVRGNIGRAVLGTGDIGTVVGTAETVWA; this is encoded by the coding sequence ATGTCCGACCCGACCCGTTCTGGCCGTTACAAGCGCATCCTTCTCAAGCTCTCGGGCGAGGCCCTGATGGGCGATGGGAAGTATGGCATCCACCCGCCCACGCTCTCGCGCATCGCCTCCGAGGTGAAGGAGCTGATCGAGGCGGGCGTGGAGGTGGCCCTCGTCATTGGCGGCGGCAACATCTTCCGGGGCGTGGCCGGGGCCACCGAGGGCATGGACCGGGCGAGCGCCGACTACATGGGCATGCTCGCCACCTGCATCAACTCCATGGCGATGCAGGACGCGCTGGAGAAGCAGGGCGTCCACACGCGCGTGCTGTCGGCCATCAAGATGGAGCAGATCGCCGAGCCCTACATCCGCCGCCGCGCCGTGCGTCACCTGGAGAAGGGGCGCGTCGTCATCTTCGCCGCGGGCACGGGCAACCCGTACTTCACCACCGACACGGCCGCGTCCCTGCGAGCCATGGAGATCAACGCCGAGGTCATCCTCAAGGCGACCAAGGTGGATGGGGTGTACAACGCGGACCCGAAGAAGGATCCCGAGGCGCGGCGCTACCGCAGCCTCACCTACCTGGATGTGATCAAGCAGGACCTGAACGTGATGGACTCCACGGCCATCTCGCTCTGCCGCGACAACAAGCTGCCCATCGTGGTGTTCGACTTGACGGTGCGGGGCAACATCGGCCGCGCGGTGCTGGGCACCGGCGACATCGGGACCGTGGTGGGGACCGCCGAGACGGTCTGGGCCTGA
- a CDS encoding SixA phosphatase family protein translates to MRLFLVRHGDADAEIPEGLGDEARALTAKARANTALHFASLAERMGPISLILTSPLVRTVQTSQILSAATKHEGLLRVHRCLLPDMPVGAVEPVIAEHADQNLVLVGHQPSMGALAAHLLGMQSFPKPVNPGTVIALERAEEAGAPLKFLFYAAPGQQVLDVIQ, encoded by the coding sequence TTGAGGCTTTTCCTGGTAAGGCACGGCGATGCGGACGCAGAGATCCCCGAGGGACTCGGCGACGAGGCGCGCGCGCTGACCGCGAAGGCCCGCGCCAACACTGCCCTGCACTTCGCGTCGCTGGCGGAGCGCATGGGGCCCATCTCCCTCATCCTGACGAGCCCCCTGGTCCGCACGGTCCAGACCTCGCAAATCCTCTCCGCCGCGACGAAGCACGAGGGCCTGCTCCGGGTGCACCGCTGCCTGCTGCCCGACATGCCCGTGGGCGCCGTGGAGCCCGTCATCGCCGAGCACGCGGACCAGAACCTGGTGCTCGTGGGGCATCAGCCCTCCATGGGCGCCCTGGCGGCGCACCTGCTGGGCATGCAGTCCTTCCCCAAGCCGGTCAACCCCGGCACGGTCATCGCCCTGGAGCGAGCCGAGGAAGCCGGCGCCCCGCTGAAGTTCCTGTTCTACGCGGCGCCCGGGCAGCAGGTCCTCGACGTCATCCAGTGA
- the tsf gene encoding translation elongation factor Ts — MAEVSATMVKELREKTGAGMMDCKKALAETGGDFVKAEEWLRKKGIAKAGSKEGRVAAEGIISTYVHSGRIGVMVEVNCETDFVARNEDFQALAKDVAMHIAAASPQYVRREEIPSDVLEKEKEIQRAQLKEAGKPEAMWEKILVGKIEKYYETVCLVDQFWVKDDKKRMHEMITERAAKIGEKVSVRRFARFVVGEGIEKKKDDLAAEVAKTLGTAQA, encoded by the coding sequence ATGGCCGAGGTAAGCGCCACGATGGTGAAGGAACTCCGCGAGAAGACGGGCGCGGGCATGATGGACTGCAAGAAGGCGCTGGCCGAGACCGGCGGCGACTTCGTCAAGGCCGAGGAGTGGCTGCGCAAGAAGGGCATCGCCAAGGCCGGCAGCAAGGAAGGCCGTGTCGCGGCCGAGGGCATCATCTCCACGTACGTCCACAGCGGCCGCATCGGCGTGATGGTGGAGGTCAACTGCGAGACGGACTTCGTGGCCCGCAACGAGGACTTCCAGGCGCTGGCCAAGGACGTCGCGATGCACATCGCGGCGGCCTCGCCCCAGTACGTGCGCCGCGAGGAGATTCCCTCCGACGTGCTGGAGAAGGAGAAGGAGATCCAGCGCGCCCAGCTGAAGGAGGCGGGCAAGCCCGAGGCCATGTGGGAGAAGATCCTCGTGGGCAAGATCGAGAAGTACTACGAGACGGTCTGCCTGGTGGACCAGTTCTGGGTGAAGGACGACAAGAAGCGCATGCACGAGATGATCACCGAGCGCGCCGCGAAGATTGGCGAGAAGGTGTCCGTGCGCCGCTTCGCCCGGTTCGTGGTGGGCGAGGGCATCGAGAAGAAGAAGGATGACCTGGCCGCCGAGGTCGCCAAGACGCTGGGCACCGCCCAGGCGTAA
- the cyaY gene encoding iron donor protein CyaY, giving the protein MMDEARYNQLVAAVFKRMVAAADSIDPDVLEAETTGDMLTLTAPSREKCIVNTQRAVRQIWVAGKSQGIHFSYDEATGTWKDDKGRGLELFSFVAQVVREISGADFAYPS; this is encoded by the coding sequence ATGATGGACGAAGCGCGCTACAACCAGCTCGTCGCCGCGGTCTTCAAGCGCATGGTCGCCGCGGCCGACAGCATCGATCCGGACGTCCTCGAGGCCGAGACCACCGGGGACATGCTCACCCTCACCGCCCCCTCGCGCGAGAAGTGCATCGTCAACACCCAGCGCGCCGTGCGGCAGATCTGGGTGGCGGGCAAGAGCCAGGGCATCCACTTCTCGTATGACGAGGCCACCGGCACCTGGAAGGACGACAAGGGCCGGGGGCTGGAGCTGTTCTCCTTCGTGGCCCAGGTGGTGCGGGAGATCAGCGGCGCGGACTTCGCCTACCCCTCCTGA
- the frr gene encoding ribosome recycling factor, which produces MANEDVLKELKGRIDKTIDDLKRELAKVRTGRASTAILDGVRVDYYGTPTPLAGVANVNAPEPRLITIKPFDKSVLKEIEKALREANLGINPMNDGEMIRLPFPPLTEERRKDIAKQVKSKGEEHKVAIRNIRRDANEALKEKLKAKTITEDDNKRTSEKVQKETDAGVAKVDEIIAAKEKEVMSV; this is translated from the coding sequence ATGGCGAATGAAGACGTGCTGAAGGAGTTGAAGGGCCGGATCGACAAGACGATCGATGATCTCAAGCGCGAGCTGGCCAAGGTGCGCACCGGCCGGGCCAGCACCGCCATCCTGGATGGCGTCCGGGTGGACTACTACGGCACGCCGACGCCGCTGGCGGGCGTGGCCAACGTGAATGCCCCGGAGCCCCGCCTCATCACCATCAAGCCCTTCGACAAGAGCGTCCTGAAGGAAATCGAGAAGGCGCTGCGCGAGGCCAACCTCGGCATCAACCCGATGAACGACGGCGAGATGATCCGCCTGCCGTTCCCGCCGCTGACCGAGGAGCGCCGCAAGGACATCGCCAAGCAGGTGAAGTCCAAGGGCGAGGAGCACAAGGTCGCCATCCGCAACATCCGCCGGGACGCCAACGAGGCCCTCAAGGAGAAGCTGAAGGCGAAGACCATCACCGAGGACGACAACAAGCGGACCTCGGAGAAGGTGCAGAAGGAGACCGACGCAGGCGTGGCCAAGGTCGACGAAATCATCGCGGCCAAGGAAAAGGAGGTTATGTCCGTCTGA